The following proteins come from a genomic window of Geomonas sp. RF6:
- a CDS encoding mannose-1-phosphate guanyltransferase codes for MKAVIMAGGFGTRMQPLTCNLPKPMVPLMNRPIMLHIVELLKKYEITDLVMLLYHQPSVIKNFFRDGADFGVKITYVTPLEDMGTAGAVKYAEKYLDDRFLIISGDLLTDFNLQEVVDFHTSNNALATITLTSVKDPLQFGVVITDKEKRITQFLEKPGWGEVISDTINTGIYVLEPEIFKYIPQGENFDFSQDLFPLLLKNQEGLYGFTVQGYWRDIGNTDSYREAHHDILKGLVNVRIDEPKKDLVGKDLRIGSDARLAETTLMEGTVVVGDNTQVHAGAQIKDSVIGRNCTIEGGVKLNRSVIWDNVYVKKGASVNDCVICNNVSVGQGVVMEEGGVVADDTSIGEESYVKPDVKIWPRKVIESGATVTGNLIWGERWKKSLFEGEMIRGLTNIELTPEFVAKLGCAYGTSLPKGSHVLVGRDATLSSRMLKRSFLGGILSAGVNVRDVKMIPLPVLRYKLRTFGEVGGVHFRQANNDPTSTEIVFLDADGLDFSSSMGKNVERIFYKENFRRAHHMEPGGISELPHVVDFYREGFFRGIDLDLMKRLNSKVVIDFNHSPAGQILPPILTEMGCEVIGLNTYLDEQRGSKRAEEKPESLQQLAKIVVTLEACAGFWVDPTVEEVVLVDETGAIYSPAQLLPLMVALTLRRGWKGAFVAPVSAPSILEQITAEHGCSVRRTKSAERSMIEAAFSPEVVLAGTMGGRFAFPRFQAAFDGMFTIAKTLELAASAGTPLSEVMEDLPKRTFLQGKIPCVWEMKGGVMRKMSEDSLDKEASFIDGIKISVGEDWILVLPDQYNPVIHLVAEAREPRNAQKLMDEYRQKVERWKKELQGATP; via the coding sequence ATGAAAGCTGTCATTATGGCGGGGGGCTTCGGCACCCGTATGCAACCGCTGACCTGCAACCTCCCGAAGCCGATGGTTCCCCTGATGAACCGCCCTATCATGCTGCACATAGTAGAACTCCTGAAGAAGTACGAGATCACGGACCTCGTGATGCTTCTGTACCACCAGCCGAGCGTCATCAAGAACTTCTTCAGGGACGGCGCCGACTTCGGTGTGAAGATCACCTACGTCACCCCTCTAGAGGACATGGGGACGGCGGGGGCGGTGAAGTACGCCGAGAAGTACCTGGACGACCGCTTTCTCATCATAAGCGGCGACCTGCTCACCGACTTCAACCTGCAGGAGGTTGTGGACTTCCACACCTCCAACAACGCGCTCGCCACCATCACCCTTACCTCGGTGAAGGACCCGCTCCAGTTCGGCGTCGTCATCACGGACAAGGAGAAGAGGATCACCCAGTTTCTGGAGAAGCCGGGGTGGGGCGAGGTGATTTCGGACACCATCAACACCGGGATCTATGTCCTCGAGCCGGAGATATTCAAATACATCCCGCAGGGGGAGAATTTCGACTTTTCCCAGGACCTCTTCCCCCTCCTTCTGAAGAACCAGGAGGGGCTGTACGGCTTCACGGTGCAGGGGTACTGGCGCGACATCGGCAACACCGACTCCTACCGCGAGGCGCACCACGACATCCTGAAGGGGCTGGTGAACGTGCGCATCGACGAGCCGAAGAAGGATCTGGTGGGGAAGGATCTGCGCATCGGCTCCGACGCCCGGCTGGCGGAGACGACCCTCATGGAGGGGACGGTCGTGGTGGGCGACAACACCCAGGTGCATGCAGGCGCCCAGATCAAGGACAGCGTGATCGGCCGGAACTGCACCATCGAGGGGGGGGTGAAGCTCAATCGCAGCGTGATCTGGGATAACGTCTACGTGAAGAAGGGCGCCAGCGTCAATGACTGCGTGATCTGCAACAACGTGAGCGTTGGGCAGGGGGTCGTCATGGAAGAGGGGGGTGTGGTTGCTGACGATACCTCCATCGGGGAGGAGTCGTACGTGAAGCCGGACGTAAAGATCTGGCCCCGCAAGGTCATCGAGTCCGGCGCCACGGTCACCGGGAATCTCATCTGGGGTGAGCGCTGGAAGAAGTCCCTCTTTGAGGGGGAGATGATCAGGGGGCTCACCAACATCGAGCTCACCCCCGAGTTCGTGGCGAAGCTCGGCTGCGCCTACGGCACCTCGCTGCCGAAAGGAAGCCACGTCCTCGTCGGGCGCGACGCCACCCTCTCCTCCCGCATGCTGAAGAGGAGCTTTCTCGGGGGGATTCTCTCCGCCGGTGTGAACGTGCGCGACGTGAAGATGATCCCGCTGCCGGTCCTGCGCTACAAGCTGCGCACCTTCGGCGAGGTCGGCGGGGTGCACTTCAGGCAGGCGAACAACGATCCGACCTCCACGGAGATCGTCTTTCTCGACGCGGACGGCCTCGATTTCTCCAGCTCCATGGGGAAAAACGTGGAGCGTATCTTCTACAAGGAGAACTTCCGGCGCGCGCACCACATGGAGCCGGGGGGGATCTCCGAGCTCCCGCACGTGGTCGATTTCTATCGCGAGGGTTTCTTCCGGGGGATAGACCTCGACCTCATGAAGCGCCTGAATTCGAAGGTGGTGATCGACTTCAACCACTCCCCGGCGGGGCAGATCCTCCCCCCGATCCTCACGGAGATGGGGTGCGAGGTCATAGGTCTCAATACCTATCTGGACGAGCAGCGCGGCTCGAAGCGCGCGGAGGAGAAGCCGGAGAGCCTCCAGCAGCTCGCGAAGATCGTGGTGACGCTGGAGGCGTGCGCCGGCTTCTGGGTCGACCCGACGGTGGAGGAGGTCGTGCTGGTGGACGAGACCGGGGCGATCTACTCTCCGGCGCAGCTTCTCCCCCTCATGGTGGCCCTCACCCTGCGGCGCGGCTGGAAGGGGGCGTTCGTGGCGCCGGTCTCCGCTCCCTCGATTCTCGAGCAGATCACCGCGGAGCACGGCTGCTCGGTGCGCCGCACGAAGAGCGCCGAGCGTTCCATGATAGAGGCTGCCTTCTCGCCGGAGGTCGTGCTGGCGGGGACGATGGGAGGACGCTTCGCCTTCCCCCGTTTCCAGGCGGCCTTTGACGGGATGTTCACCATCGCGAAAACGCTGGAACTCGCAGCCTCCGCCGGCACCCCCCTCTCCGAGGTCATGGAGGACCTGCCGAAGCGCACCTTCCTGCAGGGGAAGATACCGTGCGTCTGGGAGATGAAGGGGGGAGTCATGCGCAAGATGAGCGAGGACAGCCTCGACAAGGAGGCGAGCTTCATCGACGGCATAAAGATAAGTGTGGGAGAGGACTGGATTCTCGTGCTGCCGGACCAGTACAACCCGGTGATCCATCTGGTGGCGGAGGCAAGGGAGCCGAGGAACGCGCAGAAGCTCATGGATGAGTACCGCCAGAAGGTGGAGCGGTGGAAAAAGGAGCTGCAGGGAGCTACTCCCTGA
- a CDS encoding galactose-1-phosphate uridylyltransferase gives MSELRWDPVKLHWVIIATDRGRRPRDFQMEPEESSLTTCPFCYGNEDKTPHEIYALRSDGGANSPNWRVRVIPNKYPALCIEGEAKTRGYGPYDRMNGVGAHEVIIETPDHERGLADLTVAELTDVLATYRARFLDLRNDPRLRYMVLYKNHGIRAGAGLSHSYSQLIAVPLTPPVAATEMKVCRDFYATKERCIYCDLIDFEISEGARVVKEFASYVTVTPFASCFPFELRLFPKKHRHDFAALGDPDLVELAQALKDMLCRLKCVLRDPPYNFILHTAPPMQHRQGKPQYWGSLEYDYHWHIELVPRLIQIAGFEWGTGFYINPTSPEDAAAFLREAEV, from the coding sequence ATGTCCGAATTGAGATGGGATCCCGTGAAGCTGCACTGGGTGATAATCGCCACCGACCGCGGGCGCCGGCCGAGAGACTTCCAGATGGAGCCGGAGGAGTCTTCCCTCACCACCTGCCCCTTCTGCTATGGGAACGAGGACAAGACTCCGCACGAGATCTACGCGCTGCGCTCAGACGGTGGGGCGAACTCCCCGAACTGGCGGGTGAGAGTAATTCCCAACAAGTACCCCGCGCTGTGCATCGAGGGGGAGGCGAAGACGCGGGGGTACGGGCCGTACGACAGGATGAACGGGGTCGGCGCGCACGAGGTCATCATCGAGACGCCGGACCACGAGAGGGGGCTTGCGGATCTTACCGTGGCTGAACTCACGGACGTGCTGGCGACTTACCGCGCCCGTTTCCTGGACCTGCGGAATGACCCCCGCCTGCGCTACATGGTGCTCTACAAGAACCACGGCATCCGCGCCGGCGCCGGGCTTTCCCACTCCTACAGCCAGCTCATCGCGGTGCCGCTGACCCCGCCGGTCGCCGCCACGGAGATGAAGGTCTGCCGCGACTTCTACGCCACGAAGGAGCGGTGCATCTACTGTGACCTGATCGACTTCGAGATATCGGAAGGGGCTCGCGTGGTAAAGGAGTTCGCGAGCTACGTCACGGTCACCCCCTTCGCCTCCTGTTTCCCCTTCGAGCTGCGCCTTTTCCCGAAGAAGCACCGGCACGACTTCGCGGCTCTGGGGGACCCTGACCTCGTGGAGCTGGCCCAGGCACTGAAGGATATGCTCTGCCGCCTGAAGTGCGTGCTGCGGGACCCGCCGTACAACTTCATCCTGCACACGGCCCCCCCGATGCAGCACAGGCAGGGGAAGCCGCAGTACTGGGGCTCGCTGGAGTACGACTACCACTGGCACATCGAGCTCGTGCCGCGCCTGATCCAGATTGCCGGATTCGAGTGGGGAACCGGTTTCTACATAAACCCCACCTCCCCGGAGGACGCCGCCGCTTTCCTGCGCGAGGCGGAGGTGTAG
- the lptG gene encoding LPS export ABC transporter permease LptG, which yields MRILNMYVAQIYLRFFALCLGAFTAIYLVVDFMERIARFTRAGAHWYHTALYFLWKTPEIVGQAAPLAVLMATLLTLGTLSMNSELTAMRGCGVSLTRISSPILFLALIISILSLFIGELVLPKSFAQRSYIQQVLIEKKNPSTFFRQHNIWYRDQGTILRAALFDPETSTLKGITLWELDRSLTPTRRVDATSGILTSSGWVFSDAVVRDIRSGEPSGTKTVSSLHAPLNLLPDDLKVLGKYSDNMTIEQLRRYCDKLQAGGYDPTRYLAQMHGRIALPFSSAIMAFLGIPFSLRSSRSSGIAVGIGVSLAIGFLYTIINSVILSFGQAGVLPPVVAAWATNFIFLMAGIWLCLTVES from the coding sequence ATGAGAATTCTTAATATGTATGTCGCGCAGATCTACCTGCGCTTTTTCGCCCTGTGCCTCGGCGCATTCACCGCGATCTACCTCGTCGTGGACTTCATGGAGCGCATAGCCCGCTTCACGCGCGCCGGCGCCCACTGGTACCACACAGCCCTCTATTTCCTGTGGAAAACCCCGGAGATCGTGGGGCAGGCGGCGCCCCTGGCGGTCCTCATGGCGACCTTGCTCACCCTCGGCACCCTGTCGATGAACAGCGAGCTCACCGCCATGCGCGGGTGCGGCGTGAGCCTTACCCGGATCAGCAGCCCGATCCTCTTCCTCGCCCTCATCATCAGCATCCTCTCCCTCTTTATCGGTGAGCTCGTGCTCCCGAAGAGCTTCGCGCAGAGGAGCTACATCCAGCAGGTGCTGATAGAAAAGAAGAACCCGAGCACCTTCTTCCGGCAGCACAACATCTGGTACCGCGACCAGGGGACGATCCTCAGGGCGGCGCTCTTCGACCCGGAAACGAGCACCCTGAAAGGGATCACGCTGTGGGAGCTCGACAGGAGCCTCACCCCCACCCGGCGGGTCGATGCCACAAGCGGCATCCTCACCTCCAGCGGCTGGGTCTTCAGCGACGCGGTCGTGCGCGACATCCGCTCCGGCGAGCCGAGCGGCACCAAAACCGTCTCCTCGCTGCACGCCCCCCTGAATCTCCTTCCGGACGACCTGAAGGTGCTGGGAAAATACTCGGACAACATGACGATCGAGCAGCTCAGGCGCTACTGCGACAAACTGCAGGCCGGAGGGTACGACCCGACGCGGTACCTCGCCCAGATGCACGGCAGGATCGCCCTTCCCTTCAGCTCGGCGATCATGGCTTTCCTGGGGATCCCCTTCAGCCTGCGCAGCAGCCGCTCCAGCGGGATAGCGGTCGGCATAGGAGTTTCTCTGGCCATCGGCTTTCTCTACACCATCATCAACTCCGTCATCCTCTCCTTCGGACAGGCGGGGGTCCTCCCCCCGGTGGTGGCGGCGTGGGCGACCAACTTCATCTTCCTCATGGCCGGTATCTGGCTCTGCCTCACCGTGGAGAGTTGA
- the lptF gene encoding LPS export ABC transporter permease LptF, which translates to MKKTLQRYIFSEIPAPFLVGMITFTFVLLMGRFLKLAEMVVEKGVPFTDVLRLITYLLPSFWLFTLPMALLLAVLLAFGRLSGDSEITAMKSCGISLYGLLPPPMIFALITTIGCAAVTMYGVPWGNSAFKTLFVKIAQSSAGVVIKEKVFNDTFPGMVIYADEIDPKRQTLAGVIIHDERDSKEPATVFAKRGALIADPKQKSMEFHLQDGSIHRTQGKGDYKMVQFAEYNLRVSLNKEEKAHERNETEMTLAELRHPKGSFSKKELLDMRLEFHNRLALPFSCFVFTLLAMPLGIQNKRSGKAAGFSLSIAVLLLYYIALSGFKTLGQREIVPAFVSSWGPNVLFLALALYLFKKTAEEEPLPLTQFFGSLVRRFRARFSRRGRG; encoded by the coding sequence ATGAAAAAGACCCTGCAGCGCTACATCTTCAGTGAGATCCCCGCTCCTTTCCTGGTGGGAATGATCACCTTCACCTTCGTCCTCCTGATGGGGAGGTTCCTGAAGCTCGCCGAGATGGTGGTGGAAAAAGGGGTCCCCTTCACGGACGTCCTCCGGCTCATTACCTACCTTCTCCCCTCCTTCTGGCTCTTCACGCTTCCCATGGCGCTTCTCCTGGCGGTGCTTCTCGCCTTCGGCAGGCTCTCCGGGGACAGCGAGATCACCGCCATGAAAAGCTGCGGCATCAGCCTGTACGGACTCCTCCCCCCCCCGATGATCTTCGCGCTCATCACCACGATCGGGTGTGCGGCAGTAACCATGTACGGTGTGCCATGGGGGAATTCCGCCTTCAAGACGCTCTTTGTGAAGATTGCGCAGTCGAGCGCGGGGGTGGTGATAAAGGAGAAGGTGTTCAACGACACCTTCCCCGGCATGGTGATCTATGCCGATGAAATCGACCCGAAGCGCCAGACGCTGGCCGGCGTGATCATCCACGACGAGCGGGATTCGAAGGAGCCGGCGACGGTCTTTGCCAAACGGGGCGCACTCATTGCCGACCCGAAGCAGAAATCGATGGAGTTCCACCTGCAGGATGGGAGCATCCACCGCACCCAGGGGAAGGGCGATTACAAGATGGTGCAGTTTGCCGAGTACAACCTGCGGGTCTCCCTCAACAAGGAGGAAAAGGCCCACGAAAGGAACGAGACGGAGATGACCCTCGCCGAGCTGAGGCACCCGAAGGGGAGCTTCTCCAAAAAGGAGCTCCTCGACATGCGGCTCGAGTTCCACAACAGGCTGGCGCTGCCATTCTCCTGCTTCGTGTTCACACTGCTGGCCATGCCGCTCGGGATCCAGAACAAGCGCTCCGGGAAGGCGGCAGGATTTTCCCTCAGCATCGCGGTGCTCCTCCTGTACTACATCGCGCTTTCCGGCTTCAAGACGCTGGGGCAGCGCGAGATCGTCCCCGCCTTCGTCTCGAGCTGGGGCCCCAACGTCCTTTTCCTGGCCCTCGCGCTCTACCTCTTCAAGAAGACCGCCGAGGAGGAGCCGCTGCCGCTGACCCAGTTCTTCGGCTCCCTCGTACGCCGGTTCCGGGCACGCTTCTCCAGGAGGGGTCGGGGATGA
- a CDS encoding response regulator gives MAKLLVVDDEANIRLLYAQELTDEGYEVVTAASALEAVEKFRDGSFDLVILDIKLKNESGIDLLQRIVKERHALPVILCTAFSCYKDDFSAWLADGYVVKSSDMQELKDEIQRVLAKKNRAA, from the coding sequence ATGGCAAAACTTCTTGTAGTAGACGACGAGGCTAACATCAGGCTTCTTTACGCGCAGGAACTGACGGACGAGGGGTACGAGGTGGTGACGGCGGCGTCGGCCCTGGAGGCGGTGGAGAAATTCCGCGACGGCTCCTTCGACCTCGTCATCCTGGACATCAAGCTGAAAAACGAGAGCGGCATCGATCTGCTGCAGCGGATCGTGAAGGAGCGCCATGCCCTGCCCGTGATCCTTTGCACCGCCTTTTCCTGTTACAAGGACGATTTCTCCGCCTGGCTCGCCGACGGCTACGTGGTGAAGTCGAGCGACATGCAGGAGCTGAAGGACGAGATCCAGCGGGTGCTTGCGAAGAAGAACCGCGCGGCTTAA
- a CDS encoding Crp/Fnr family transcriptional regulator has product MENKDIIKKALLFSGLADEYLAEVAEIAVRRPFAKGETLFTEGEKAEGFYLLAKGAVKLCKISPDGREKVLHMVHAVETFAEAAFFGDGSYPAEAKGVERGEALYFPRDAFMGLLERNPRFSLNLIASLSVLLRRFARQIEELSFADAPARLASYLLELAERKSTSYQGRTYLELDMRKGELASRLGTVSETLSRTFRKLKDEGVIEVDGSRVVILDMEKLRLVSGK; this is encoded by the coding sequence ATGGAAAACAAGGACATTATAAAAAAGGCCCTGCTCTTCTCCGGACTGGCGGACGAATATCTCGCCGAAGTCGCCGAAATCGCGGTACGTCGCCCCTTTGCCAAGGGGGAAACCCTCTTCACCGAAGGGGAGAAGGCGGAAGGATTCTACCTCCTCGCCAAGGGGGCGGTGAAGCTCTGCAAGATCTCCCCCGACGGCCGCGAGAAGGTGCTGCACATGGTCCACGCGGTGGAGACCTTCGCGGAGGCCGCCTTCTTCGGTGACGGCAGCTACCCGGCGGAAGCGAAAGGGGTGGAGCGGGGGGAGGCGCTGTACTTCCCGCGCGACGCCTTCATGGGGCTCCTGGAGCGCAATCCCCGGTTTTCACTGAACCTCATCGCCTCACTCTCCGTTCTGCTGCGCCGCTTCGCCCGGCAGATCGAGGAGCTATCTTTCGCCGATGCACCGGCCCGTCTCGCCTCGTACCTCCTGGAGCTTGCTGAGCGCAAGTCCACGAGCTACCAGGGGCGCACCTATCTGGAACTCGACATGCGCAAAGGGGAGCTTGCCTCCAGACTCGGCACCGTCAGCGAGACCCTTTCGCGCACCTTCCGGAAGCTGAAGGATGAAGGGGTCATCGAGGTCGACGGGAGTCGCGTGGTGATCCTCGATATGGAGAAGCTGCGGCTGGTCTCCGGCAAGTAG
- a CDS encoding glycoside hydrolase family 57 protein, with translation MADPLYVSFLWHMHQPYYKDPVRGEYLLPWTYLHAVKDYYDMPCIVESVPGAKAVFNLVPSLLLQIAEYAAGEAKDPFLIRGAMPPADMSEEERLFVLENFFSANRQRMIEPYPRYLELYCLAGDGAGRGARERLRALRDQDLLDLQVWFFLAWTGEAARRRYPEIRELVRKGKNFSEGDKELLFDRQRQLLSEIIPLYRRLHEEGKIEISVSPFFHPILPLLCDMRSARVAMPKVRLPSRRFEHPEDARQQVSSGIALFRETFGFSPAGMWPSEGSVSDAALGVMRECGIRWGASDEGVLAHSLQGGLGKDREALYHPYSYQDGALSLFFRDHALSDLIGFTYSQWDTERAVADFVSRVREVRQRLPGSTVAPVILDGENAWEYFPENGRPFLTRLYQSVAATPGLELATFSEVLERVPARRHLGSVHPGSWINANYGIWVGHPEENLAWDLVEEAREAARQHAPEVAGVLAGGSSESVLAREVCRELFAAEGSDWFWWYGDDHFSAHSGIFDLLFRRHLMSVYRLLGLEVPHALFEPIKKHTPAGLVREPAALITPQITGIVADYFEWLAAGLFDLTKQFSAMHAGESVLQSFFYGFDEHDLFFRIDGVQSLDRTFREGDILSLYLIHGREFRLDMEVGAHEGELLVKGENGWSGCGSRCRYRIARIAEAAVSVQALALSPGDKLFGYLTLTREREELGRWPVDTPLPLKYAGPELETETWVI, from the coding sequence ATGGCCGACCCGCTCTACGTATCGTTCCTGTGGCACATGCACCAGCCGTATTACAAGGACCCGGTGCGCGGTGAGTACCTCCTCCCCTGGACCTATCTCCACGCGGTGAAGGACTACTACGACATGCCGTGCATCGTGGAGAGCGTCCCCGGTGCGAAGGCGGTCTTCAACCTCGTCCCCTCCCTCTTGCTGCAGATTGCGGAGTACGCCGCGGGGGAGGCGAAGGATCCCTTTTTGATACGCGGCGCCATGCCGCCGGCGGATATGAGCGAGGAGGAGCGCCTCTTCGTGCTGGAGAACTTTTTCTCCGCGAACCGCCAGAGGATGATCGAGCCGTACCCCCGCTACCTGGAGCTCTACTGCCTTGCCGGAGACGGGGCCGGGAGGGGGGCGCGGGAGCGGCTGCGGGCGTTGCGCGATCAGGACCTTCTCGACCTCCAGGTGTGGTTCTTCCTCGCCTGGACCGGTGAGGCCGCGCGGCGGCGCTACCCGGAGATCCGCGAGCTGGTACGGAAGGGGAAGAACTTCAGCGAGGGTGACAAGGAGCTCCTCTTCGACCGGCAGCGCCAGCTTCTTTCCGAGATCATCCCGCTGTACAGGAGGCTTCACGAGGAAGGAAAGATCGAGATCTCCGTGAGCCCCTTCTTTCATCCGATCCTCCCCCTTTTGTGCGACATGCGCAGCGCGCGGGTCGCCATGCCGAAGGTGCGGCTCCCTTCCCGGCGCTTCGAGCATCCGGAGGATGCCCGGCAGCAGGTCTCGTCGGGGATCGCCCTTTTCCGGGAAACCTTCGGCTTCTCCCCCGCCGGGATGTGGCCCTCCGAGGGGTCGGTGAGCGACGCCGCACTGGGGGTGATGCGGGAGTGCGGCATCCGCTGGGGCGCCAGCGACGAGGGTGTGCTGGCGCACTCTCTCCAGGGGGGGCTGGGGAAGGACCGGGAGGCGCTGTACCATCCGTACTCGTATCAGGATGGCGCGCTTTCCCTCTTTTTCCGTGACCACGCGCTCTCCGATCTGATCGGCTTCACCTACTCGCAGTGGGATACGGAGAGGGCGGTGGCGGACTTCGTGTCGCGGGTGCGGGAGGTGCGGCAGCGGCTCCCGGGAAGCACGGTCGCCCCCGTCATACTGGACGGGGAGAACGCCTGGGAGTACTTCCCGGAGAACGGCCGCCCGTTCCTGACCCGTCTCTACCAGTCGGTGGCGGCGACCCCCGGTCTCGAACTTGCCACCTTCTCCGAGGTGCTGGAACGGGTCCCGGCGCGCAGGCACCTGGGGAGCGTGCATCCGGGGTCCTGGATCAACGCGAACTACGGGATCTGGGTCGGGCATCCGGAGGAGAATCTGGCCTGGGACCTGGTGGAGGAGGCAAGGGAAGCGGCGCGGCAGCATGCGCCGGAGGTGGCGGGGGTGCTCGCCGGGGGGAGCTCCGAGAGCGTGCTGGCGCGGGAAGTGTGCCGGGAGCTCTTCGCCGCCGAGGGGAGCGACTGGTTCTGGTGGTACGGGGACGATCACTTTTCCGCCCACAGCGGGATCTTCGACCTCCTCTTTCGGCGTCACCTGATGAGCGTGTACCGGCTCCTTGGTCTGGAAGTGCCGCACGCGCTCTTCGAGCCGATCAAGAAGCACACCCCGGCCGGCCTGGTGCGGGAGCCGGCCGCCCTCATCACGCCGCAGATCACCGGGATCGTCGCCGACTACTTCGAGTGGCTCGCCGCGGGGCTCTTCGATCTCACGAAGCAGTTCTCGGCGATGCACGCCGGCGAGAGCGTGCTGCAGTCGTTCTTTTACGGCTTCGACGAGCACGATCTCTTCTTCCGCATCGACGGCGTGCAGTCGCTGGACCGGACCTTCCGGGAGGGGGACATCCTTTCCCTGTACCTGATCCACGGCCGCGAATTTCGGCTCGACATGGAGGTCGGCGCGCACGAGGGGGAGCTGCTGGTAAAGGGGGAGAACGGATGGAGCGGGTGCGGCTCGCGCTGCCGCTATCGCATCGCGCGTATCGCCGAGGCCGCCGTCAGCGTGCAGGCGCTCGCCCTTTCCCCCGGCGACAAGCTCTTTGGCTATCTTACCTTGACGCGCGAGCGGGAAGAACTGGGGCGCTGGCCCGTCGACACCCCCCTCCCGCTGAAATACGCCGGTCCGGAGCTGGAGACGGAGACCTGGGTGATCTGA
- a CDS encoding sensor histidine kinase gives MDWECCWSYGEISPEQCPYIGEGEEDLCQSHRRRVVEKCVDCPRFKNDLARMKEMGFPLADVIPYILSEFQEHKAQMGTVLGFLNSKNREFRFLREVGLVLQTSLNLDEVLSVAMTAITAGKGFGMNRAFLLMTDKERQNIKGYLGVGPKDYEEAWRTWDDIGRSKFTLKEMAKNFQKTKLSSEKVKFHDILEQLTVPLSDQGHIFNRALKGKKPILVENALNNPELDRGLARILGVDTFLIMPLISRNRRIGIIIADNCITHKPITLQDMQSLETFAFPVAFALERASLYERLQEEVEKQKLANLKLREQQTLIVKMEKMALVGKITSSIAHSIRNPLMVIGGFARTLLKGTAEKDERRAHLELIVRETKQLEEVLAEVLSYSESLHPVLDLWDVNELVVNSLDELAPALEEAGMHAVRHLSPELPMVRMDYKQIDYCVRAIVSTSLSAMERGGTLKVETLTEGDEVLIRISDDAPPLSESALEALTTPFFVTQQMGEGVGLSLCKTILERHGSNFSVATRPEGGNSYTITLAIRKENP, from the coding sequence TTGGACTGGGAATGCTGTTGGAGTTACGGGGAGATTTCCCCCGAGCAGTGCCCCTACATCGGTGAAGGTGAGGAGGACTTGTGCCAGTCCCATCGGCGCAGGGTGGTGGAGAAGTGCGTCGATTGTCCCCGTTTCAAGAACGACCTGGCACGGATGAAGGAGATGGGGTTCCCCCTTGCGGACGTCATCCCCTACATCCTCAGCGAATTTCAGGAGCACAAGGCCCAGATGGGGACGGTTCTCGGCTTCCTGAACAGCAAGAACCGCGAGTTCCGATTCCTGCGCGAGGTCGGTCTCGTGCTGCAGACGTCGCTCAACCTGGACGAGGTCCTCTCGGTCGCCATGACCGCCATCACCGCGGGGAAGGGGTTCGGCATGAACCGCGCCTTCCTGCTCATGACGGACAAGGAGAGGCAGAACATAAAGGGGTACCTCGGCGTCGGCCCGAAGGACTACGAGGAGGCCTGGCGTACCTGGGACGATATCGGGCGCAGCAAATTCACCCTGAAGGAGATGGCGAAGAACTTCCAGAAGACGAAGCTCTCCTCCGAGAAGGTGAAGTTCCACGACATCCTGGAGCAGCTCACCGTCCCCCTCTCCGATCAGGGGCACATCTTCAACAGGGCCCTCAAGGGGAAGAAGCCGATTCTCGTGGAGAACGCGCTCAACAACCCGGAGCTCGACCGGGGACTGGCCCGCATCCTCGGGGTGGACACCTTCCTGATCATGCCGCTCATCTCCCGCAACCGGCGCATCGGGATCATCATCGCGGACAACTGCATCACCCACAAGCCGATCACCCTGCAGGACATGCAGTCGCTGGAAACCTTCGCCTTCCCCGTCGCCTTTGCCCTCGAGCGCGCCTCCCTCTACGAGCGGCTCCAGGAGGAGGTGGAGAAGCAGAAGCTGGCGAATCTGAAGCTCCGGGAGCAGCAGACCCTCATCGTGAAGATGGAGAAGATGGCGCTGGTGGGGAAGATCACCTCCAGTATCGCCCACTCCATCAGGAATCCCCTCATGGTGATCGGCGGCTTCGCCCGCACCCTTCTGAAGGGGACAGCCGAAAAGGATGAGCGGCGCGCCCACCTGGAGCTCATCGTGCGCGAGACGAAGCAGCTCGAGGAGGTGCTCGCCGAGGTCTTGAGCTACTCGGAGAGCCTGCACCCGGTGCTCGACCTCTGGGACGTGAACGAGCTGGTGGTGAATTCGCTGGACGAGCTCGCCCCGGCCCTGGAGGAGGCGGGGATGCACGCGGTGCGCCACCTTTCCCCCGAGCTTCCGATGGTGCGCATGGACTACAAGCAGATCGACTACTGCGTGCGGGCCATCGTCTCCACCTCCCTTTCCGCCATGGAGCGGGGGGGGACCCTGAAGGTGGAAACGCTCACCGAGGGGGATGAAGTACTTATCCGCATAAGCGACGACGCGCCCCCCCTCTCGGAGTCCGCACTGGAGGCGCTCACCACGCCCTTTTTCGTAACCCAGCAGATGGGGGAGGGGGTCGGATTGTCCCTTTGCAAGACGATCCTGGAGCGGCACGGCTCCAACTTCTCCGTCGCCACCCGCCCCGAAGGGGGGAACAGCTATACGATCACACTTGCAATCAGAAAGGAGAACCCATGA